The following are encoded together in the Peromyscus leucopus breed LL Stock chromosome 1, UCI_PerLeu_2.1, whole genome shotgun sequence genome:
- the LOC114698744 gene encoding T-cell ecto-ADP-ribosyltransferase 2-like — protein sequence MTSKVHLILLSWLLTQQVTGLTESSKLDMAPNAFDDQYEGCVEDMEKKAPQLLEEDFNMCKEFKHLWKKAEVKWNETKKTMKYPKGFNDYHGTAVVAYTNHNDTNFHTAIREFKKNTTNFHYKAFHYYLTRALQLLRNQNRSCYEVYRGSKNKFRYSEKGSVRFGHFGSSSFNRTVAYVDFNGSIGTLFTIKTCLGVNISGFSYKPKQMEVLIPVYEVYDSVTRKTSSKGNEEITLESPKRGKSNFNCFYSGSTNKSHFSSSATLLLVVLPGLLVQLLPLAEL from the exons ATGACATCAAAAGTTCATTTGATCCTCCTGAGTTGGTTGTTAACCCAGCAA GTGACAGGCCTGACTGAGTCTTCCAAACTGGACATGGCTCCCAATGCATTTGATGATCAGTATGAGGGCTGTGTTGAAGACATGGAGAAAAAAGCACCCCAGCTGTTAGAAGAAGACTTCAACATGTGTAAGGAATTTAAACATTTGTGGAAAAAGGCAGAGGTAAAATGGAATGAGACAAAAAAGACAATGAAGTATCCCAAAGGTTTCAATGACTACCATGGAACAGCTGTAGTGGCTTACACTAATCACAACGACACAAATTTTCACACAGCTATTAGAGAATTCAAGAAAAATACCACTAACTTCCATTACAAGGCCTTCCATTACTATTTAACAAGAGCCCTTCAGCTTCTGAGAAACCAAAACCGTAGTTGTTACGAAGTTTACAGAGGCAGCAAGAACAAGTTTCGTTACAGTGAGAAGGGCTCTGTGCGGTTTGGGCATTTCGGTTCCTCATCTTTCAACAGAACAGTAGCTTATGTTGACTTTAATGGTTCTATTGGAACACTGTTTACCATCAAAACCTGCTTGGGGGTTAACATAAGTGGTTTTTCCTACAAACCTAAACAAATGGAGGTGTTAATTCCAGTATATGAAGTATATGACAGTGTCACCAGAAAAACAAGTAGCAAGGGGAATGAGGAAATTACTCTGGAGTCCCCCAAAAGAGGGAAGAGCAACTTCAATTGCTTCTACAGCGGTTCTACCAACAAGAGTCATTTCAGCAGCTCAG CAACCCTGCTGCTTGTGGTGCTACCTGGTCTCCTGGTCCAGCTACTGCCTCTTGCTGAACTGTAG